One Maribacter sp. HTCC2170 genomic window, GATTTTCTGAGCGGTTCTAAAATAGTCGCTACCGCCTTCCAAAGAAAAAGTATCTGCATCCAATCCCAAGATAATATACACATAGTAAGATATTACGCTAACCAAATTAGATTCATATACATTCTCATTAAAAATCAGTGGTTGAAATTCTATGTATTCAAAATTGAATTGATTGTCTTTATAATTAAACACCGGGGTCTCATAAGAAGTATTGAAAACCGGTCTTGAGGATTGAATTTGAATGTTACCTTTGAATCTGTTGGACTCATATTCAGTAATGGTAATGAACATTTGAGCGTTTACCCGCTCATTTTCTTTGTAAACACGATTACTCCATTTATTCTTATTCACAAAATCATTGAGTGAGCGCTCCAATGTCTTGAAAACCTGTTGATTGGTTTGTGCAACCTGGTCAGAATTTATAGTCACCAAACAATTCAGTTCTTGGCCCGAAACTGTGACTACTGAAACTAATAAAAGAAGTGCTAAAAGTAAATTACGCATCTAACCGAATTAAGATTTCGTTTAAAATATCCACGGCTACCTCTGCCTTGGTTTTTAATTCAAACGGTTTTATCTGTAAATTCTTATCTATAAATGTTATTTTATTGGTCTTACTAGCGAATCCAGCCCCTTGGTCATTCAAAGAATTCAATATAATGGCATCCAAGTTCTTTTTTTTCAATTTACCCTTGGCATTCTCCAATTCATTTTCGGTTTCAAGAGCAAACCCTACCAAGAATTGGTCTTTTTTAATATCTCCCAGTGACTTTAAAATATCTTTGTTCTTAACCAAATCAATGGTAAAATCATCTTTAGTCTTTTTAATTTTTTGGGAAGCTATGGTTTTAGGTCGATAATCGGCCACAGCAGCAGCACATATAGCAATATCACTTTTTTCGTAATATTCATGTGCGGCAGCATACATTTCTTCAGCGGAAATCACATTTACCAATGTTACTGAATCTTGTTCAATTGAGAAGTTTGATGGCCCACTAATTAGTACTACCTCGGCGCCAAGATTTGCAGCGGATTTAGCCAATTCAAAACCCATTAAGCCGGAAGAATGGTTTCCAATAAACCTTACAGGATCTATGGCCTCATGCGTGGGCCCGGCAGTTATTACTACTCTTTTACCTTTTAAAGGCAAACCAGTAGACAAATATTCCTTTATAAATTCAACTATATCCTCAGGTTCAGCCATACGGCCTTCTCCATGAAGTCCGCTCGCCAATTCTCCCGAAGTAGCTGGTATCATAATATTTCCAAAAGATTTCAACTTGTTAAAAGAAATCTTTGTTGTTTCATGTTTATACATGTCCAAGTCCATGGCAGGTGCAAAAAAAACAGGGCATTTTGCAGAAAGATAAACCGCCAGTAGCAGATTATCACTAGCCCCATTAGCCATTTTCGATAGGGTATTGGCTGTTGCCGGTGCAATTATCATTAAATCTGCCCAAAGCCCTAAATCTACATGATTGTTCCAGTCAGTCTCACACCCTTCTTCTTTGATGAATGAGGTAACTGCAGGGTTCTTTGAAAGCGTCGCTAAGGTAAGCGGAGAAACAAAAGAGCTGGCACTCTCTGTCAAAACTACTTTGACATTTGCGCCAGCTTTTATCAATAATCGTACTAAAAAAGTAGTCTTGTAGGCAGCAATTCCTCCAGTAATTCCTAAAAGAAT contains:
- a CDS encoding DUF4835 family protein produces the protein MRNLLLALLLLVSVVTVSGQELNCLVTINSDQVAQTNQQVFKTLERSLNDFVNKNKWSNRVYKENERVNAQMFITITEYESNRFKGNIQIQSSRPVFNTSYETPVFNYKDNQFNFEYIEFQPLIFNENVYESNLVSVISYYVYIILGLDADTFSLEGGSDYFRTAQKIVTQAQSSNSAGWSQSSDRSRFELVDNLMSNTYREYRVAMYNYHRKGIDILADNNSTGKQVIAGTMKLFETMIKRRPNAFLISTFFDAKSDEIQNVFSDGPKVDIVKLKETLNRIAPLYSSTWNNIKY
- the coaBC gene encoding bifunctional phosphopantothenoylcysteine decarboxylase/phosphopantothenate--cysteine ligase CoaBC, with product MLGGKNILLGITGGIAAYKTTFLVRLLIKAGANVKVVLTESASSFVSPLTLATLSKNPAVTSFIKEEGCETDWNNHVDLGLWADLMIIAPATANTLSKMANGASDNLLLAVYLSAKCPVFFAPAMDLDMYKHETTKISFNKLKSFGNIMIPATSGELASGLHGEGRMAEPEDIVEFIKEYLSTGLPLKGKRVVITAGPTHEAIDPVRFIGNHSSGLMGFELAKSAANLGAEVVLISGPSNFSIEQDSVTLVNVISAEEMYAAAHEYYEKSDIAICAAAVADYRPKTIASQKIKKTKDDFTIDLVKNKDILKSLGDIKKDQFLVGFALETENELENAKGKLKKKNLDAIILNSLNDQGAGFASKTNKITFIDKNLQIKPFELKTKAEVAVDILNEILIRLDA